In Ovis canadensis isolate MfBH-ARS-UI-01 breed Bighorn chromosome 3, ARS-UI_OviCan_v2, whole genome shotgun sequence, one DNA window encodes the following:
- the PTGES3 gene encoding prostaglandin E synthase 3 isoform X1, producing the protein MQPASAKWYDRRDYVFIEFCVEDSKDVNVNFEKSKLTFSCLGGSDNFKHLNEIDLFHCIDPNDSKHKRTDRSILCCLRKGESGQSWPRLTKERAKLNWLSVDFNNWKDWEDDSDEDMSNFDRFSEMMNNMGGDEDVDLPEVDGADDDSQDSDDEKMPDLE; encoded by the exons AT GCAACCTGCTTCTGCAAAGTGGTACGATCGGAGGGACTATGTCTTCATTGAGTTTTGTGTTGAAGACAGTAAAGATGTTaatgtaaattttgaaaaatcaaaacttACATTCAG ttgtctTGGAGGAAGtgataattttaaacatttaaatgaaattgatctttttcactgtattgatcCAAAT gatTCCAAGCATAAAAGAACGGACAGATCGATTTTATGTTGTTTACGAAAAGGAGAATCTGGCCAGTCCTGGCCAAGGTTAACGAAAGAAAGGGCAAAG CTTAATTGGCTTAGTGTGGACTTTAATAATTGGAAAGACTGGGAAGATGATTCTGACGAGGACATGTCTAATTTTGATCGTTTCTCTGAG ATGATGAACAACATGGGTGGTGATGAGGATGTAGATTTGCCAGAAGTAGATGGAGCAGATGAT GATTCACAAGACAGTGATGATGAAA AAATGCCAGATCTGGAGTAA
- the PTGES3 gene encoding prostaglandin E synthase 3 isoform X2 yields the protein MQPASAKWYDRRDYVFIEFCVEDSKDVNVNFEKSKLTFSCLGGSDNFKHLNEIDLFHCIDPNDSKHKRTDRSILCCLRKGESGQSWPRLTKERAKLNWLSVDFNNWKDWEDDSDEDMSNFDRFSEDSQDSDDEKMPDLE from the exons AT GCAACCTGCTTCTGCAAAGTGGTACGATCGGAGGGACTATGTCTTCATTGAGTTTTGTGTTGAAGACAGTAAAGATGTTaatgtaaattttgaaaaatcaaaacttACATTCAG ttgtctTGGAGGAAGtgataattttaaacatttaaatgaaattgatctttttcactgtattgatcCAAAT gatTCCAAGCATAAAAGAACGGACAGATCGATTTTATGTTGTTTACGAAAAGGAGAATCTGGCCAGTCCTGGCCAAGGTTAACGAAAGAAAGGGCAAAG CTTAATTGGCTTAGTGTGGACTTTAATAATTGGAAAGACTGGGAAGATGATTCTGACGAGGACATGTCTAATTTTGATCGTTTCTCTGAG GATTCACAAGACAGTGATGATGAAA AAATGCCAGATCTGGAGTAA
- the ATP5F1B gene encoding ATP synthase subunit beta, mitochondrial — protein sequence MLGLVGRVAAASASGALRGVSPSAPLPQAQLLLRAAPAALQPARDYAAQASPSPKAGGATGRIVAVIGAVVDVQFDEGLPPILNALEVQGRETRLVLEVAQHLGESTVRTIAMDGTEGLVRGQKVLDSGAPIRIPVGPETLGRIMNVIGEPIDERGPIKTKQFAAIHAEAPEFVEMSVEQEILVTGIKVVDLLAPYAKGGKIGLFGGAGVGKTVLIMELINNVAKAHGGYSVFAGVGERTREGNDLYHEMIESGVINLKDATSKVALVYGQMNEPPGARARVALTGLTVAEYFRDQEGQDVLLFIDNIFRFTQAGSEVSALLGRIPSAVGYQPTLATDMGTMQERITTTKKGSITSVQAIYVPADDLTDPAPATTFAHLDATTVLSRAIAELGIYPAVDPLDSTSRIMDPNIVGSEHYDVARGVQKILQDYKSLQDIIAILGMDELSEEDKLTVSRARKIQRFLSQPFQVAEVFTGHLGKLVPLKETIKGFQQILAGEYDHLPEQAFYMVGPIEEAVAKADKLAEEHS from the exons ATGTTGGGACTTGTGGGTCGTGTGGCTGCTGCCTCGGCCTCCGGGGCCTTGCGGGGAGTCAGCCCTTCAGCGCCGCTACCGCAAGCCCAGCTCTTACTGCGGGCCGCTCCTGCAGCGCTCCAGCCTG CCAGAGACTATGCCGCTCAAGCATCTCCATCGCCAAAGGCCGGCGGCGCCACTGGGCGCATCGTGGCGGTCATTGGTGCAGTGGTGGACGTCCAGTTTGATGAGGGACTGCCTCCCATCCTAAATGCCCTGGAGGTGCAAGGCAGGGAGACCAGGCTGGTTTTGGAGGTGGCCCAGCATTTGG GTGAGAGCACCGTAAGGACCATTGCTATGGACGGTACAGAAGGCTTGGTTAGAGGTCAGAAAGTCCTGGATTCTGGTGCACCAATCAGAATTCCTGTTGGCCCTGAGACCTTGGGTAGAATCATGAACGTCATTGGAGAACCTATTGATGAGAGGGGCCCCATCAAAACCAAGCA ATTTGCTGCTATTCATGCTGAGGCTCCTGAATTCGTGGAGATGAGTGTTGAGCAGGAAATTCTGGTTACTGGTATCAAGGTTGTGGATTTGCTGGCTCCATATGCCAAGGGTGGCAAAATTG GGCTCTTTGGTGGTGCTGGAGTCGGCAAGACAGTACTGATCATGGAGTTAATCAATAATGTTGCCAAAGCCCATGGTGGTTATTCTGTGTTTGCTGGTGTTGGTGAAAGGACCCGTGAGGGCAATGACTTATACCATGAAATGATTGAGTCTGGTGTTATCAACTTAAAAGATGCTACCTCTAAG GTAGCTCTGGTGTACGGTCAAATGAATGAGCCACCTGGTGCTCGGGCCCGGGTTGCTCTGACTGGGCTGACTGTAGCTGAGTATTTCAGAGACCAAGAAGGTCAAGATGTGTTGCTGTTTATTGATAACATCTTTCGCTTCACCCAGGCTGGCTCAGAG gtgTCTGCTTTATTGGGCAGAATCCCTTCTGCTGTGGGTTATCAGCCTACCCTGGCCACTGACATGGGTACCATGCAGGAAAgaatcaccaccaccaaaaagGGATCCATCACCTCTGTACAG GCTATCTATGTGCCTGCTGATGACTTGACTGACCCTGCCCCGGCCACTACCTTTGCCCATTTGGATGCTACCACGGTGCTGTCCCGTGCTATTGCTGAGCTGGGCATCTATCCAGCTGTGGATCCTCTGGACTCCACGTCTCGCATCATGGATCCCAACATTGTTGGCAGTGAGCATTATGATGTTGCCCGTGGGGTGCAAAAGATTCTGCAG GACTACAAATCCCTCCAGGACATCATTGCCATCCTGGGTATGGATGAACTTTCTGAGGAAGACAAGTTAACTGTGTCTCGTGCACGGAAAATCCAGCGTTTCTTGTCTCAGCCATTCCAGGTGGCTGAGGTCTTTACCGGTCATTTGGGGAAGCTGGTACCCCTCAAGGAGACCATCAAAGGattccagcagattttggcag gtgAATATGACCATCTCCCAGAACAGGCCTTCTATATGGTGGGACCCATTGAAGAAGCTGTGGCAAAAGCTGATAAGCTGGCTGAAGAGCACTCATGA